A genomic window from Antedon mediterranea chromosome 4, ecAntMedi1.1, whole genome shotgun sequence includes:
- the LOC140046554 gene encoding protein OS-9-like: MANAFFSIFLLLFQCCVAMVDLEELQNLHFDLSIHNVPVLLGRPLEKEVLYVNSKFGQSYECQLPDLSDFEKSQEEERVASEIGISELLKPMEDAPCIKMTQGWWSYEFCYGKDVKQYHMENDLIQGEIIYLGHYESQMDWSNSTHKDAKRHKLNRYHSHTYVNGTECDLNGKARMAEVRFVCSEGEGDAVIRVNEPESCVYIVTVQTTRICHHPYLRPPPSLKARSILCFPALGQMQYTESITKKEDVDETVLQIPNNKIKVKVTKIDVGKKSNVESQTEVYDSDHRKIEDAVQEQLENEGISTDGNVEIKILNFDPREDILRIEDNEEENEDDGMTVLSEEESTYFKNMIFGILNGDAAAKEQTKHRTLESNYKLYYKKKAEFKDEDN; the protein is encoded by the exons ATGGCGAATGCATTTTTCagcatatttttgttattatttcaatGTTGTGTTGCAATGGTGGATCTTGAAGAATTgcaaaatttacattttgatttaaGTATTCATAATGTACCTGTTTTATTAGGAAGA CCATTGGAAAAAGAAGTTTTATATGTGAATTCAAAGTTTGGACAAAGCTATGAATGCCAACTGCCGGATTTATCAGATTTTGAAAAGAGCCAAGAAGAAGAACGAGTTGCATCTGAAATAGGTATATCTGAGTTACTGAAACCAATGGAAGATGCACCTTGCATAAAAAtg ACACAAGGATGGTGGTCATATGAATTTTGCTATGGCAAAGATGTCAAACAGTATCACATGGAAAACGATTTGATACAAGGAGAAATAATATACTTAGGACATTATGAATCACAGATGGATTGGAGTAATAGTACACATAAGGATGCAAAACGCCACAAATTAAATCGTTATCATAGCCATACTTATGTCAATGGTACAGAATGTGATCTAAATGGAAAGGCCAGAATGGCTGAAGTCAGG TTTGTTTGTTCAGAGGGCGAGGGCGATGCAGTTATACGAGTAAATGAACCAGAGTCTTGTGTTTATATTGTAACTGTGCAAACAACAAGAATTTGTCACCATCCATATCTCCGCCCTCCTCCAAGCCTAAAGGCTCGATCTATACTTTGCTTTCCTGCACTTGGTCAGATGCAGTACACAGAAAGTATTACAAAGAAAGAAG ATGTCGATGAAACAGTCCTTCAAATtccaaataacaaaataaaagtcAAAGTTACTAAGATTGATGTTGGCAAGAAATCTAATGTGGAATCTCAGACTGAGGTTTATGATAGCGATCATCGTAAAATAGAAGATGCTGTTCAAGAACAACTTGAAAACGAAGGCATATCAACAGATG gAAATGTTGAGatcaaaattttaaattttgaccCACGAGAAGATATTCTGAGAATTGAAGACAATGAGGAAGAAAATGAGGATGATGGCATGACAGTTTTGTCAGAAGAAGAAAGCACttactttaaaaatatgatatttgGAATATTA AATGGAGATGCTGCGGCTAAAGAACAAACTAAGCACAGAACATTGGaatcaaattataaattatattacaaaaaaaaagcagaaTTTAAAGATGAAGATAACTGA